From Pongo pygmaeus isolate AG05252 chromosome 1, NHGRI_mPonPyg2-v2.0_pri, whole genome shotgun sequence, one genomic window encodes:
- the LOC129007490 gene encoding pyrin and HIN domain-containing protein 1-like, translating to MVNDYKKIVLLKGLEVINDYHFRIVKSLLSNDLKLNPKMKEEYDKIQIADLMEEKFPGDAGLGKLIEFFKEIPTLGDLAETLKREKLKVVNKIESIPVKGITPSKKMKQKEVDPATPASTPSNRLTAKGAEETLGPQKRKKPSEEETGTKRSKISKEQTQPSCSAEASMSTAMGRSPPPQTSSSAPPNTSSTEAYLMNLTLSLTAGSFLSCVVWGRDRELQNLELSAMDSLSTAPIYYTPIPFAH from the exons ATGGTAAATGACTACAAGAAAATTGTTCTACTAAAAGGATTAGAGGTCATCAATGATTATCATTTTAGAATTGTTAAGTCCTTACTGAGTAATGATTTAAAACTTAAtccaaaaatgaaagaagagtaTGACAAAATTCAGATTGCTGACTTAATGGAGgaaaagttcccaggtgatgctggttTGGGCAAACTAATagaattcttcaaagaaataccAACACTGGGAGATCTTGCTGAAACtcttaaaagagaaaagttaaaag TTGTGAATAAAATTgaatccattccagtcaaagGAATAACCCCATCTAAAAAGATGAAACAGAAAGAAGTGGATCCTGCTACACCTGCATCCACCCCAAGCAACCGTCTCACAGCTAAAGGAGCAGAGGAGACTCTTGGACCTCAG aaaagaaaaaaaccatctGAAGAAGAGACTGGAACCAAAAGGAGTAAGATATCCAAAGAGCAGACTCAGCCTTCCTGCTCTGCAGAAGCCAGCATGTCCACAGCCATGGGCCGTTCCCCACCTCCCCAGACCTCATCATCAGCTCCACCCAACACTTCCTCAACTG AGGCATACTTGATGAACTTGACATTATCTCTGACTGCAGGAAGTTTTCTGTCCTGTGTTGTTTGGGGAAGAGACAGAGAGCTGCAGAATCTGGAACTTTCAGCAATGGACTCACTGTCTACTGCCCCCATCTATTACACACCCATTCCCTTTGCTCACTga